The proteins below come from a single Arthrobacter sp. B1I2 genomic window:
- the ppsA gene encoding phosphoenolpyruvate synthase, translated as MTTDVLWFSELGLKDLDKVGGKNASLGEMVQNLTSAGVQVPDGFATTADAYRRFLSESGLDRKIADRLVGLDTDDVTALAAAGHEIRSLVRDTPFLPDFEAQVREAYQQLVDKHGGSADLSWAVRSSATAEDLPDASFAGQQETFLNVRGIENILQAIKDVFASLYNDRAIAYRVHHKFEHAEVALSAGIQRMVRSDVGASGVMFTMDTESGFQDAVFVTSSYGLGEAVVQGAVNPDEFYVYKPALAAGRPAILKRGLGEKALQMTYTNNSEIGRTIDFVPVEASLRSRFSLTDDDVEQLARHAVAIEKHYGRPMDIEWGKDGTDGGLYILQARPETVQSRRAPGSQSRFRLNATGPVLVEGRAIGQRIGAGKVRILTAIDQMAAFQTGDVLVADMTDPDWEPIMKRASAIVTNRGGRTCHAAIIARELGIPAVVGTGSATDTLTDGQEVTVSCADGETGSIYEGLLDFSVEETGITELPEAPVKVMMNVGTPEQAFTFAQLPNHGVGLARLEFIINRQIGIHPKALLNLDSQPEDVAAEIRGRIAAYNGPRDYYIKRLAEGVATIAAAFAPEPVIVRMSDFKSNEYANLIGGPAYEPHEENPMIGFRGASRYLEPSFRDCFDLECETLSFVRNEMGLTNVKLMIPFVRTLDEAQGVIELLAENGLRRGENGLEVIMMCELPSNALLADEFLEFFDGFSIGSNDMTQLTLGLDRDSAIVANSFDERDPAVKKLLSMAIKACRAREKYVGICGQGPSDHPDFAEWLVKEGVNSVSLNPDTVVDTWIRLAGASNGASEDAAQGAAVAAGVA; from the coding sequence TGTCCGAGTCCGGGCTGGACCGGAAGATCGCCGACCGGCTGGTCGGGCTGGACACGGACGACGTGACGGCTCTGGCCGCGGCCGGCCACGAAATCCGGTCCCTGGTACGGGACACCCCCTTCCTGCCGGACTTCGAGGCGCAGGTCCGCGAGGCGTACCAGCAGCTGGTGGACAAGCACGGCGGCTCCGCAGACCTGTCCTGGGCGGTGCGGTCCAGCGCCACGGCGGAGGACCTTCCGGATGCCTCCTTCGCCGGCCAACAGGAAACCTTCCTGAACGTCCGCGGGATCGAGAACATCCTGCAGGCCATCAAGGACGTTTTCGCCTCGCTGTACAACGACCGCGCCATCGCCTACCGGGTGCACCACAAGTTTGAACACGCCGAGGTGGCACTCTCGGCGGGCATCCAGCGGATGGTGCGGTCCGACGTCGGCGCTTCCGGCGTCATGTTCACCATGGACACCGAGTCCGGCTTCCAGGACGCCGTCTTCGTCACCTCCTCCTACGGGCTGGGTGAAGCGGTGGTGCAGGGCGCCGTGAACCCGGACGAGTTCTACGTGTACAAGCCCGCCCTGGCGGCGGGCCGCCCGGCGATCCTCAAGCGTGGCCTGGGCGAGAAGGCCCTGCAGATGACCTACACCAACAACAGCGAGATCGGCCGCACCATCGATTTCGTGCCGGTGGAGGCTTCACTCCGTTCGCGCTTCAGCCTGACGGACGACGACGTGGAGCAGCTTGCGCGCCACGCCGTCGCCATTGAGAAGCATTACGGCCGCCCAATGGACATTGAGTGGGGCAAGGACGGCACCGACGGCGGGCTGTACATCCTGCAGGCCCGCCCGGAAACGGTGCAGTCCCGCCGGGCGCCCGGCAGCCAGAGCCGGTTCCGCTTGAACGCGACCGGCCCGGTGCTGGTGGAAGGCCGCGCCATTGGCCAGCGGATCGGAGCCGGGAAGGTCCGGATCCTCACCGCCATCGACCAGATGGCCGCCTTCCAGACCGGCGACGTGCTGGTGGCTGACATGACCGACCCCGACTGGGAACCGATCATGAAGCGGGCCTCCGCCATCGTCACCAACCGCGGCGGACGCACCTGCCACGCCGCCATCATCGCCCGCGAACTGGGGATTCCCGCCGTCGTGGGAACCGGCAGCGCCACCGACACCCTGACCGACGGCCAGGAAGTCACCGTGTCCTGCGCCGACGGCGAGACCGGAAGCATCTACGAAGGCCTGCTGGACTTCAGTGTGGAGGAAACCGGCATCACGGAGCTGCCCGAAGCGCCGGTGAAGGTCATGATGAACGTGGGCACCCCGGAGCAGGCCTTTACCTTCGCGCAGCTGCCCAACCACGGTGTGGGCCTGGCCCGGCTGGAGTTCATCATCAACCGGCAGATCGGCATCCATCCCAAGGCCCTGCTGAACCTGGACAGCCAGCCGGAGGACGTGGCCGCCGAGATCCGCGGCCGGATCGCCGCCTACAACGGCCCCCGCGACTACTACATCAAGCGGCTGGCCGAGGGCGTGGCCACCATCGCCGCGGCCTTCGCGCCGGAGCCGGTGATTGTCCGGATGTCCGATTTCAAGTCCAACGAGTACGCCAACCTGATCGGCGGCCCGGCGTACGAGCCGCACGAAGAGAACCCGATGATCGGGTTCCGCGGCGCCTCCCGGTACCTGGAGCCGTCCTTCCGGGACTGCTTCGACCTTGAGTGTGAGACCCTGTCCTTTGTGCGCAACGAGATGGGCCTGACCAACGTCAAGCTGATGATTCCATTCGTGCGGACCCTGGACGAGGCACAGGGCGTCATCGAACTGCTCGCCGAGAACGGCTTGCGCCGGGGCGAAAACGGCCTCGAAGTGATCATGATGTGCGAGCTGCCGTCCAACGCGCTGCTCGCCGACGAGTTCCTCGAATTCTTCGACGGTTTCTCCATCGGCTCCAACGACATGACCCAGCTGACCCTGGGCCTGGACCGGGACTCGGCGATCGTGGCCAACAGCTTCGATGAGCGGGACCCGGCCGTGAAGAAGCTGCTCAGCATGGCCATCAAGGCGTGCCGGGCCCGCGAAAAGTACGTTGGCATCTGCGGCCAGGGCCCGAGCGACCACCCGGACTTCGCCGAATGGCTGGTGAAGGAAGGGGTTAACTCCGTCTCCCTGAACCCGGACACGGTGGTGGATACCTGGATACGGCTGGCAGGTGCGTCAAACGGCGCTTCGGAAGACGCAGCTCAGGGCGCGGCGGTTGCCGCCGGCGTGGCCTGA